One genomic window of Geodermatophilus sp. DSM 44513 includes the following:
- a CDS encoding peroxidase-related enzyme (This protein belongs to a clade of uncharacterized proteins related to peroxidases such as the alkylhydroperoxidase AhpD.), whose amino-acid sequence MSTGPVSRFPVPPREELPEQLRERYAEVEERAGFLPNVFAALAWRPAEATAFFALHDALMDKDTPGLSTADRELVVVATSAANDCLYCVVAHGAIARIRARDPYLADQVAVDWRKAPVSERLHAVLDVAVRLAVDPGAVTAADLDRLRGHGLTEDDVWDVGAIVSLFALSNRLAHWAAIPPNEEFFLMGRVPRR is encoded by the coding sequence GTGAGCACCGGGCCGGTCAGCCGCTTCCCCGTCCCCCCGCGCGAGGAGCTGCCCGAGCAGCTGCGCGAGCGCTACGCCGAGGTCGAGGAGCGCGCCGGCTTCCTGCCCAACGTCTTCGCCGCGCTGGCCTGGCGCCCGGCCGAGGCGACGGCCTTCTTCGCGCTACACGACGCGCTGATGGACAAGGACACCCCGGGGCTGTCGACCGCCGACCGGGAGCTGGTCGTGGTCGCCACCAGCGCGGCCAACGACTGCCTGTACTGCGTGGTCGCCCACGGCGCGATCGCCCGCATCCGCGCCCGCGACCCCTACCTGGCCGACCAGGTGGCGGTCGACTGGCGCAAGGCCCCGGTGTCGGAGCGGCTGCACGCGGTCCTCGACGTCGCCGTCCGGCTGGCGGTGGACCCCGGGGCGGTGACCGCCGCCGACCTCGACCGGCTGCGCGGCCACGGGCTGACCGAGGACGACGTGTGGGACGTCGGTGCGATCGTCTCGCTGTTCGCGCTGTCCAACCGGCTGGCGCACTGGGCGGCGATCCCGCCGAACGAGGAGTTCTTCCTCATGGGCCGCGTCCCGCGCCGGTAG